From Acidianus brierleyi:
ATTAATATTATAACTATTCCGATTATAAATATCTTGCTGACCATATTGACAGCTCGTCAAAAGCCAATAAAAATTAATTCGTTATAACATTTTCTAGCAATTCTTTAAAGAATATTTCTATGGCCTTGTAGCCTATTGCTAATGCATTCATTTTTACAATATCCTTATTTTCCTTATTCGTATCGTAATATGTTAGTTGAACTTTTGGGTATACAGTCAGTCTGTCTATACTCACGTTAAAATTGAGTGTTTCTGTAATAGAAGTAAAAGATTTGTTATAACTTTCAGTTAATGAGACGCTAAAATCCTTTCCTTTTAGATTTTCTAAAGAGTTTTGTATTTCCCTGTGAAGATATTCTTTTGCTTTTTCAGAGTTTTCTTTAAGGAAAACTTTCATATATAATCTTAGAATATTCTTTTTATCTAATTTTATTGATTTTATTAATCCTATCTTATTTAGCCATTCATTACAGATTTTTCTACAAGTTTCTCCATAACAAAGACTACAATATTTTCCTAAAAGGACTTTAGATAAAAGTTTTCCCATTTCTTCCACATCATAAAAATAAAGCACACTGCCTTCTTTCATTGCCTTATCTAAGTATTGTGAAAAACCTTCTTCTCCATTTAGTCTTGTATTAGACGATAAAATCTCATAGTAAAGGGAATTAATATCTTCATTCTTCTTTTTGAATTCCGCTACATATGTTAATGGTGTTACGTCCTTTTCTTCGGTCAATTTTAGGAAAGGTATCATATCTTCCTTCTCTTTATTAATAATATCTATTACCTTAGCTACAGGTCCCTTGCCTTCCTTCTTTTCTATAATGTAACTTACATCTACACCCTCAGCAAATAGATTTCTTAATGCGTCGTCAAGATTATCATATTCTGGAGTTTTAGGAGTTAATGCAACAACAAGGAATTTTTGGGTTTCTTCTTTTTCGCTTCTAATTAGTCTTCCTAATCTTTGGTAAAACCGTAATGGGCTTTGAGGCACATCAGTCATTATAAGGAGTTTAGCTTCAGGGATATCTATTCCTTCCTCGCCTACTAAGGTAGAAATAATTACGTCAACGTCTCCTCTTTTTGCGCTATCTACTAATTTCTGCCTTTCCTCTTTTGATGCGTCTCCAGTAAGAACTTTTACTCTTTTCATGTCAACTTTAGTTTCTCTTATAGCTTTTTCGAATTCGTACGCAGTAGCTTTTCTCGATGTAAAAATTAGTACTGGTTTGAAATCTTCTACCCTATATACGGAAAGTATATCTTGAAGAGCTCTAGCTTTATGGCTTAATCCTTCTGAATCACATAGCATAAAGTATGCAGAATTATCTTGAACTTTATCATTTAATCTTTGTAAACTTTCACAAAATGCACTCTTTCCGTAGCTATAAAGAGTGACTTCTAAGAATTTTAATGTGTCTTTATTTCCCTTTGCTTTCTTTTTAAAGAATAACTCATAAACGTTATCCTCTAAGGAATCCATGTCAGCATCAAAGAGATCTGCTATAGCTTTTGGCGGTTTGAAGGATGGGTCTATCTTAGACAGTGCCTTAAAGTCGTATGAAAGTACTATAGGTTCTCCAAAAGATTCTGATACTCTCAAGTCTAATTTATATCTCTTGTACCCTGGTAGAAGTGCAGTAAGTCCTATAATTATTTTTGGATTAAGTTGCATTAAAGCTTCCGTATATCTACTGTCTCCAAATGCATGGTGTACCTCATCAAAGATTATAGCGTCGGCTTTTGCATCGCATTTTGCCGCAGTAAATGGAGTTGAAACTATGATAGATTTTCCCTCGTTAAACGCTTCGCAGTTTCCTTCATATTCCATTCCTATATCTTGATAAACTTTTTTCCAAAATTTTGTATACATCTGATCGCATAAGAGTCTTGTAGGCTCCATTACTATTATATTGTGAAATCCCTTTTTCATTAGGAAATAGGCTAAAAATATTTCAATTACTGTCTTTCCACTACCTGTAGGCATTGATGCTACGACGAATTTTTCTCCTAAATCTATTGCATTTATTAAATCTTTGCTTACATGTTCTTGATAAGGAAACATTGAAAATCCAAGCTTTTCTTTTAAAAGAGAGTTAAAATCGCTAATATAATCCATTCTATATGATGTCTAAATATAGTTAAATAAAAACCATTATGCCCGTATTGTTAGAAATCAAGAAATTTGTTTATAATAACTTTCCTTTTTCTCTATTATTTTTTCAAAAAATTCGTCTAAATATACTTGATAGGCTATTAATGTTACTTTGGATCTATTTAAAAGAAGATTTTTGAGAACCTCATCACCTAATATTATTCTATTTTCCAATATTAGTTTCATGTTGGAGATATTCCTATCTACTACATATAGCGTAGCCTTAAGTTTTTCACCCTTAATTAATATAATTCCATTATCAATTTTTTCAGAAATTTCTCCTATCTTTGAAACTATTTGATTTGCAAAATTTTCTTCTCTATACATTTCATTTAAAGTTGTTTCAAAATCGTAGTCTTCGTCTTTATAAAGTTCAAAGAATGGAACAAAATGTGCTGTAACTATATGTTCTGCCAATTTAAAGGAAGAGCGTCCTAATAATTTTTCAAGACCCGTTTTCTTGTAATCTACATCAAGTATTATTTTTAATTTAGGTTTCTCATTTTCTTTTAAATAGAACTCCATGTTCCAAGAGAATTTTTCTGAATATCCCTTATATTGAATTCCTCCTATAATAAAATACGGTCCTTCCATTTCTCCTAAAATAGTAGTTACCTTAGAATCTGGCGTACCGAATATATATACTACCTTATATTTATCTTAACAAGGGCGTTCAGTAATAAATATTTCGGTTGAACTTCAAGCATAATGTCAACTAAGATTGCCACGTGTACCTTTCAATTCACGTGGCGATTTGGGGAGGATCACTTAGGCTCATAAGGCTTATTATTATACCAAACACTCCAAACTATTCTAGCCAATTTCCTGGCTAAAGCAGTGTACAACTTCTTTCCCTTCAACTTTTCCTTATGGTTCTCGTAAAATTCTAGTAATGTAGGATTACGAGAGTAATTCATCTCAGCGAGGAAGTAGAACAAGCTGCGCAAGTACTTATTACCCTTCTTCGATATTCCCTTACTTACAGTAGCTTTACCGCTCCTCTCAACTATTGGGTCTAAACCACAGTAGGCTACGAAGGACTCAGGGTTAGGAAAGCGTTTAATGTCTCCAACAATGCCTATTATTATTCCCGAAGAAAGTTTTCCTATTCCCGGTATAGTTAATAGAACGTGATTTTCAGACTGTAATTGTATCATTTTCTCTACTTCTTTTATTTTCTCGCTTGTTTCCAGTAGTGCTTTAGATAATACTTCGATTTCTTCAAGTACGATCTTTGTGTACTCTAAGTTGTATAATTGTATTTTGAAGTTTCCTTTAGAGAATTCTTCAAGCATTTCCTTGCTTATTTTTTCCTCGTCACTGACTAGGAATAGTGCTCTTTTTACCCTGTTCTTGTACTTTACTTCAAGGTCTTTTAGGAAGATATATAGTGTTACTAGTTCTTTCAATGGGTTGTAGTTGTACTCCTTTGCCTTGTTTGCCATGTTTATTAGTTTTTCTGCGTCGTAAAAATCTGTTTTCTTTCCTCTCAAGTCCTTCTCCTTCCATAGTATATTTGGGCTTACTTGTAGTATCTTGATCCCTTTTTCCTTGAAGTATTGACATGGTTTTATTGAGTATGCTCCTGTCGGTTCGACCACTATTGTGTTTAGTTTCACTTTTAGTATTTCTTCATAACCCTTCTTGTTGTTCTCGTAGACCCTCCCCTCACTCGTTACTAGATGATCTTTTGATATGTCTATTCCTAGGATCCCTACCTCTTTATCACACCTATATCCGTGCATATTATCACAATGTTCAGTCCGATGGTAGGGGTTTGTCACGCCCCCGTTCGAAGACTTTGCTTCAGTCAAAGGGTCGACCATGTTTCCCAGTTGGAGAGTATTACTCTCCCCAACTAATTAATCTATATAGGTTCAAAGGGGGCGGAAGACTCCATCCGTAAGGGTGGAGATGGATAGCCCCCTTTGTAAAGCTTAAATAATTCTTTTCAAATATCCTATTAATGCCAGACGTAGGGTTACGCTTCAGAGCGTACACTAACGAACAAACATTGAGGGCGTTAAAAGCCCAGTTGAGGTTAGCGTCAGAAGTATACAACACTCTACGTTGGACAGATATCTATTTTCATGAAAGAGACGGAAAAGGACTCACTAAGACGGAGTTGAGGCAACTAGCTCTCGATTTGAGAAAACAGGATGAACAATATCAACATCTATATTCCCAAACACTGCAGCAGATTGCAGACAGATTCTACGACGCTAGACAGAGGTTCTTCGATGGGTTAGCACGTTTCCCAAAGGAAAAGAAAGCACACAAGTGGTACTCCCTCGTCTACCCTCAATCAGGTTGGAAAGTCCTGAAGGTGAGAGAAATAAGGACGAAGAGCAAGAAGAACAAGAAGAAGGTAATAACGCTTCAGCTGTCAAACCTAGGGATCTTCAACGTTATTGTTCATAGGGATTTCCCGCTAGACAAGGTAAAGAGGGTAATAGTCAAGTTAACACCATCAGGGAGAGTGTACATTACTTTCGTTGTGGATCAAGAGTATCCTCAACTCCCAAAGACAAACAAAGTTGTTGCTGTGGATGTTGGTGTAGAGAAACTTCTCACTACCTCTGACGGGGAATATGTCCCCAACCAGAGGCCTTATGAGAAGGCACTCAACAAGATGAAGAAGCTTCATAAAGCTCTTTCAAGGAAGAAGTTCTTGTCACGCAACTGGTTTAAGGCAAAGATTCGTCTAGCGAGGGCTCACGAACACTTGAAGAACCTTAGGAAGGACATGTACATGAAACTTGGTAAGTATTTTGCTGAGCATTATGATGTTCTCGTAATGGAGGACATTCGCGTTAAGCAACTTGTTGGTAAGTCTCTCAGAAGGCTGAGGATGAGGTTACACGATGTTGCTTTTCATGAGCTTAGGAGTATCATGGAGTATCAACTTGGGAAGTACGGTAAGAAACTCACTCTAGTGGATCCTGCTTTTACTTCAATGACTTGTGCTAGGTGCGGGCATGTTAAGAAGGACTTAACTTTGGCTGATCGTGTGTTTGTCTGTCCCAAGTGCGGTTGGGTCGCTGATCGTGATTATAATGCTTCCCTCAACATCCTAAGAAGATCGGGGTCGGAACGACCCTTAGTGCCTGTGGAGCTGAGACCTCTACCTTTGGCAAGCCTCGGCTTTGAAGCAGGAAGCCACGTCCGTTAGGGCGCGGTAGTTCACAATGTTTCCATTAATAGTATGCTTCTGATATTTATAGGAATAATATTAACCATTATTGGCATAATATTCACAATAAAGAAAAGATAAATTATCTAGCTATCTCAAAATCAGAAGCAGAGTTTTTAAATATCAACAATGAAGGCTTCCCTATGTAAAAGTTCCTTATTAGTCCCCTATAGTTAACTTTGATGACCTGCGGTTCTAATACCAGTAATGTAGCATTCTTATCCTCAAATTTATCCATAAGAATACCGTTAGCTATTATTACCGAATTACCGAGTCTTATGCTTGTATTTCCCTTCTTACTGAACAGAAAGTTTAGAAATTCGTCCTTTCTTTCTATAACTTTTTTAGCTTTTAAACGTGTTATTAAGGAACTTACGTTTATAGGTTCATTCAATTCCTTCTCAATGTGCTCCTCATCTTCAGATATACTCTCATTAAGTCTTAATTTCATAGACGACCCGTATTCAAGAGGAATTCCGTTCTTAGTAGAAATTTCTATTATTTTACTTTCAATATCTCTAAATAATTCTTCTAATTGAGAATTATTTTCAACTTCTCTATCTAAAATATTCTTAATCTCGAGATAACTTGAAGAAAGCATTCTCAGTTCATCAATCTCCTTGTCATTCATATTTTGTGTAAATTCTTCATAAGGATTTGAAAAGTAAGATGTACCAATTTCCATAGCATAGTCCTTTCCTTCATACTGATTAAGCTCATTATTAATGATATAATCCTTTGCTTCTCTATCGTTTTTAAAGACTTTCAAAATTTCCATCATAATTCCTGGAAAATAGATTTTTAAACCGTCTCTTACTTCGAAGTTTTCCTTATACATATAATCAAAGCCAAAACATCTTCTTATATCCTTCTCAAATTTTACACAGTCCTTTGATACTGTATTCACGAATATTTTTTCATCAATTCCTGCAATAAAATCCTTGTTAGGATCTGAAGTTTCTATATATAGAAAATCTCCAATTTTAAAGGAATTAGTTTTTATTGCTAGCGCAGCCTTAAACCTAAAATAATGGGATTCGTCTAGAAAACATTCCTCACTATCCGCTTTTTCAGAATAAAGTACGTCTTCACAATTCATTCGAGATACTGTATTTTTGACTTTTTATTTTTTACTAGAATACCTTAATTTCAATCAACATGATAATCCTAGCCCATTTTACCATTATTTATGATTGTAAATATTCTGCACTTGGAAGCTTTTGCTTCAGAAAATTCCTTAGCTAATGGAAATTATTTAGCAATTTCAAATAATATATCTTTAAAATTGGTAAGAAATTCTTAAAGCGTTTTAAAATAAGCATGAATGTATAAAATATAGTAATTCATTCTCTAGAATATGAGTGAAAAAGAACTAGAAGACTTATTCCAGCTTATAGAATGGCCAGAAGATCCGTATAAAGAAGGAAAGAAAAGATATGAGAAAGCAATAGAAAATTTTAGGAAAATAGTTAATCACGCATTCTTTAATTTCGGTAACGATATTAGTATAATAGATTTAGCTGCTGGTACTGGAATAGGAGGAATAGCACTAAGCAAAGTACTGAAAGAAAAAGGATTTAGCGTTAAGCTATATCTAATAGATTTAAGAGAAAATTCGCTTTTAATTGGAAAAAAATTTAGTGAAAGTGAAGGAATATCTTGTGAAATAATAAAAAGTGATGTAAAAAATGTGCATAAACTTGGTTTAAAAGCTGATATAGCACTAATGTACGGAAATGTTCATGCCACCTTTAGTCCTATAGATCTTAATCTAATTATGGCAGCAGTTTCTGAGACACTAAATGAAAACGGCTTATTTATAATACAAGGAATGAACAATTTCTATTATGTGTTTTATGAGAGAGGATACAAAGAAATACTTCCAGAAAAAGTAGACAAAAATAAAATTCTCATTTCTATACATTCGAATTACGATCATTTCAACGGAATGTTTAAGAGGTATTATTTAGATTTAATTTCTGGTAAGAAAATCGGGATAGATATAAGATTTTGGGATTTTGGAGGAATTATAGGTATTTCTAAAATATTCTTTAAAGAAGTGAATTTAATAAGAGATGGTATACTAGGATTTATTTTAGCAAAAAATCCCAGAGGTTTAAAAGTTAAAGATATAGAATAGATTTTTGTATAAGGACTAAGTATATAAAATTAAATATTACTTAATTTACTAATATTATTATCTTAATATGATAAATCTACCGTGTATAAATGATGAAACTTCATATTTGATTTTGCTGATTGCTTTAATTTCTCAAAATAATATTAAACTCATTTTTAATCAATAGATAAATTTAGAATTTATCTTGATCTAGTGAGCTCAAGATCTAAGAAAATTCAACGAGTCTACAAAGAACCACGTATTTTATCAAATTCTATTGTTTCCATATATTTCAACAATATTTTTAGATTTTATACTAAATATTTGGTTATGCTTGATTATATCTGTCAAAAAGTTATATTGTGATTAAATAATATTCTCTCATAATGATTCACGAATTACCTAAGCCCTGGTATGATCCGATAGCATATAAAAAAATTAGATTAGAAGAGGCTAAATTTGAAGCAGAGATAGCCAAGAAGTTTGTAAACGAGAATCTTACTAGAAACGCTACAGGTAAAAATATTTCAAGCATGGGAAGCTTTAGTTGCAGCATTAGCTGTAGATAAACGGAATGAAATTGAGAACAAATATAAAGGAATTGTAAAAATTAAGGAAGGTAAGAAAGTAAAAAGAGCTGATTGGATTATAGCAATAATGCCAACTAGTTATTTAAAAGAAATTTCGATAATCATTGGAGGAGAGATCAATTATTTAACAGATAAGGCAATTTTAATTCATCAATACCAATATAATGGCCCAGATAAGGAAGGAGTTTTAAGTTCGTATAGAAGTGATGAAATAGCTAAAAATGATATATTGACTCTTATTAATGAAATAGAGAAGATTTTAAGCAGATTTAGCTAATCTTTTTAAAAACTAAGGATATTAAGAATTCCTAATTAAATAGATATCAAATAATTGTTCAGAATAACAAATAAAGGTAGAATTTTACTTATAAATAACCTATTTTTCATATATTGTATAATTTATACATCAATTTGATTATTAATATCTATTTTTAAATTTTCCTCGTTAGGAAAAATAATGGAAGTTCACTAACTATAAAATGTATTGGTACCCATGAAATATGGGTACCCATGAAATTCATATTTGGTAGACCTATTGATGAACCTTTTGATAGAGAAGAGGAAATTAAAGCTTTAAATGAATTAATAAGCAGGAATCAACCAACTGCAGTATTAGGCATAAGAAGAATAGGAAAAACGTCTATTATATTAAACGTTCTTAAAAATCAGAATATTCCAAAAATTTATATTAATGTAGAAGATTTTATAGAAGGAAAAAGTATTGACATTATAGGTTTATTTTCATATTTTTCTTCCTCCCTTTTATCTGAGGCTATAAAATTCATGGAACCAAGAAAAAGAATACCTATAGTATTAAAAGAAAAAGGAGAAGAAGCTATAAAAACATTAAGGGAGATTTTAGGCTATATTAAAATAAATTTCAATATAAATTTAGGAAAAGTAGAGATATTTTTAGATAGTACAAAAAAAGGTGGAATCAAAGAAAGTTTAAAGGAATTATTAGATCTTCCTCAAGAAATAAGTGAAAATATAAATAAAAAAATACTAATTGTATTAGACGAATTCCAATACTTAAAACTAGGAGAACAGAACTTTCCAGGACTTTTCCACTCACTAAGAAGTAAATGGCAATTTCAAAATAACGTAGAATACGTAATCTCCGGATCTGCTGTTGGTATGCTTGAGAATATATTTAAGAAAAATCAGCCCTTTTATCAATTTTTCTTTCCAATATATATTAAACCTTTTTGTAAAGACAAATCAGAGGAATTTCTTAGTGAAGGATTTCAAGATGAAGGTAAGACTTTCCTAGAAGATGGAATAAAAAAGGCAGTAGAATACTTGGATGGAATACCTGCATGGTTAAATTATTTCGGAATAAAATCCGTATTAGAATGCAGAACAATAGACGAAAAATGTGCAAATAAGGTAATAGAAGATATCTATAAAGATCCAGTAATTCAAGTTATAATAAAAGACGAATATAATAAACTAGGGAAAAACGCTAGAAAAATACTGAAATTTATAGCTAATAAAGGAGGAGAAGGTAACTTAAGAGGAATAGAACTTTCAAGATCAAGTATAAATGAAGGAATTAAGAGCTTGTTTAATGAAGGATATATTGAAAGGAAAGATAGAGGTGTATATAGAATAATAGATCCAATTATGAGTAAAATTGTCACTATGCTCTAGTACGATTAAAAATAAATTAATTGTCCTAAAAGATTATATTAAAACTACAAAAGCTCCTTTTTAAGTATTTATCTTAAAAATATCATGTAACAGTTGCAAACCACGACCTAAGTTTTACCATAGGCAGAAAACACTAGGCTCTCAGTACATTCGCTATTGTCTCTAATAAGGAACTACACACTTCATATCTAATATAGTTAGATGAGAATTTATCATAGCAACGTTCCTTTCGGGTATAAAGATCTAAGATAAAGAATTATCGGAATTACTAGCGTGTTAAGAAGATTTTCCATAAATATAGAGATTATAAAATTAATATGAATTTAAAAACTAAATGATTTCTCAGAAGCTTTTCTTGACGAAATATCTTTTCAACATTGGACAAGATTTATTTAATAACTTCCGTTTTTAGCAATTATGAAATCAAAAAGTTTGCTGAGTCTAATATAGTTAGTTATCATTACATTAGTTTTAATTACATTATTCTCCATATTTCATTTTCCTGTTTACAATACACAATCAAATAATATTCTTCACAATATAATGAACATAACCCCTTTACCAAAATTACATTATTATAATTTATCTGAACAAGGGTTCAAAGGGGGCGGAAGACTCCATCCGTAACGGTAGACCCAAAATCACCTCCTTAAAAATAAATCTATAGTGTAAATAAGTGTTTCAATTATATTAAATGTAAAATTCTCTGGATTGAATAAATCAGGAAATAAAAGAATTAATAATAATCTAAACTCCTCTCTCCCCACCTCCCCCTTGAATATGGTATATAAGGAGTAGAGCACAAGGGCCAGCACGAAGATCAACGTGCGGAAAACAAACTTAGTAGAACTAGTAAATGGAAGAAAAGCCTTAATGTTCCTATAAGAGGTCTCTATGGGACCTCTTACCTTATTGTACAAATCCAACACTTCCCTCTTGGGCAGATCTAGATTAGTAGCCCTAGCAAAATAAACAAGACTCTTCTTCTTTCTCCTCACTTTTTCCTTGCTATACACGAGAAGCCTGAACTTGACCTGCTCATCCCTCCTATGCCTCTTACTATTAGTTGTGTAATCCCCGTCAAACTCCTCAAACACCTTCACGTCCCCAACAGGCACAGCAATTATATACTTAAACTGTGAAATGAAATTGAGCACATCAACTGTGTAGAAACCAGCGTCAAGAGTTATCAACCTTATCTTGAATCCCATTGCCATTACTTGCTCCACGAGGATCTTCACTATCTCGTCCTTAGTCATACCGTTCACTTGCGGAATAAAGGCAAGTAAAAGTACTTTCCCCTTATACTTGGTTGTTGCAGTTGCGTAGTTCCACGAGAGAGTGTCCCAAGTGCAAATAATTGAATAAATCTATGTAAAGGTTTATAGATAATAATTCAAAAGATATTGTGAATTACTGAGAAATTTTGAATTTTCGCTTGAAGCAAAAAGTCGCGTAATACTTAAAGGGAACCGGGACGATGTAGTACCGATTCACATGAAGCATTGGATAGAATACTACAACGGCCCGGTCCCCTATGAACATTTATCAGCAAGGCATAAAACACTTGTGAAAATGAACTACATGCTGATCACGTCTGAAGTGCTGTCGCGTCTCTCTGACCTCTTCATATTGAGAGCGTTAATAGTTATGATTGTGTGGACGTGC
This genomic window contains:
- a CDS encoding DEAD/DEAH box helicase, with product MDYISDFNSLLKEKLGFSMFPYQEHVSKDLINAIDLGEKFVVASMPTGSGKTVIEIFLAYFLMKKGFHNIIVMEPTRLLCDQMYTKFWKKVYQDIGMEYEGNCEAFNEGKSIIVSTPFTAAKCDAKADAIIFDEVHHAFGDSRYTEALMQLNPKIIIGLTALLPGYKRYKLDLRVSESFGEPIVLSYDFKALSKIDPSFKPPKAIADLFDADMDSLEDNVYELFFKKKAKGNKDTLKFLEVTLYSYGKSAFCESLQRLNDKVQDNSAYFMLCDSEGLSHKARALQDILSVYRVEDFKPVLIFTSRKATAYEFEKAIRETKVDMKRVKVLTGDASKEERQKLVDSAKRGDVDVIISTLVGEEGIDIPEAKLLIMTDVPQSPLRFYQRLGRLIRSEKEETQKFLVVALTPKTPEYDNLDDALRNLFAEGVDVSYIIEKKEGKGPVAKVIDIINKEKEDMIPFLKLTEEKDVTPLTYVAEFKKKNEDINSLYYEILSSNTRLNGEEGFSQYLDKAMKEGSVLYFYDVEEMGKLLSKVLLGKYCSLCYGETCRKICNEWLNKIGLIKSIKLDKKNILRLYMKVFLKENSEKAKEYLHREIQNSLENLKGKDFSVSLTESYNKSFTSITETLNFNVSIDRLTVYPKVQLTYYDTNKENKDIVKMNALAIGYKAIEIFFKELLENVITN
- a CDS encoding IS110 family transposase; protein product: MVDPLTEAKSSNGGVTNPYHRTEHCDNMHGYRCDKEVGILGIDISKDHLVTSEGRVYENNKKGYEEILKVKLNTIVVEPTGAYSIKPCQYFKEKGIKILQVSPNILWKEKDLRGKKTDFYDAEKLINMANKAKEYNYNPLKELVTLYIFLKDLEVKYKNRVKRALFLVSDEEKISKEMLEEFSKGNFKIQLYNLEYTKIVLEEIEVLSKALLETSEKIKEVEKMIQLQSENHVLLTIPGIGKLSSGIIIGIVGDIKRFPNPESFVAYCGLDPIVERSGKATVSKGISKKGNKYLRSLFYFLAEMNYSRNPTLLEFYENHKEKLKGKKLYTALARKLARIVWSVWYNNKPYEPK
- a CDS encoding RNA-guided endonuclease InsQ/TnpB family protein, with protein sequence MPDVGLRFRAYTNEQTLRALKAQLRLASEVYNTLRWTDIYFHERDGKGLTKTELRQLALDLRKQDEQYQHLYSQTLQQIADRFYDARQRFFDGLARFPKEKKAHKWYSLVYPQSGWKVLKVREIRTKSKKNKKKVITLQLSNLGIFNVIVHRDFPLDKVKRVIVKLTPSGRVYITFVVDQEYPQLPKTNKVVAVDVGVEKLLTTSDGEYVPNQRPYEKALNKMKKLHKALSRKKFLSRNWFKAKIRLARAHEHLKNLRKDMYMKLGKYFAEHYDVLVMEDIRVKQLVGKSLRRLRMRLHDVAFHELRSIMEYQLGKYGKKLTLVDPAFTSMTCARCGHVKKDLTLADRVFVCPKCGWVADRDYNASLNILRRSGSERPLVPVELRPLPLASLGFEAGSHVR
- a CDS encoding class I SAM-dependent methyltransferase — its product is MSEKELEDLFQLIEWPEDPYKEGKKRYEKAIENFRKIVNHAFFNFGNDISIIDLAAGTGIGGIALSKVLKEKGFSVKLYLIDLRENSLLIGKKFSESEGISCEIIKSDVKNVHKLGLKADIALMYGNVHATFSPIDLNLIMAAVSETLNENGLFIIQGMNNFYYVFYERGYKEILPEKVDKNKILISIHSNYDHFNGMFKRYYLDLISGKKIGIDIRFWDFGGIIGISKIFFKEVNLIRDGILGFILAKNPRGLKVKDIE
- a CDS encoding PaREP1 family protein, with product MIHELPKPWYDPIAYKKIRLEEAKFEAEIAKKFVNENLTRNATGKNISSMGSFSCSISCR
- a CDS encoding PaREP1 family protein, whose product is MENKYKGIVKIKEGKKVKRADWIIAIMPTSYLKEISIIIGGEINYLTDKAILIHQYQYNGPDKEGVLSSYRSDEIAKNDILTLINEIEKILSRFS
- a CDS encoding AAA family ATPase, producing the protein MKFIFGRPIDEPFDREEEIKALNELISRNQPTAVLGIRRIGKTSIILNVLKNQNIPKIYINVEDFIEGKSIDIIGLFSYFSSSLLSEAIKFMEPRKRIPIVLKEKGEEAIKTLREILGYIKINFNINLGKVEIFLDSTKKGGIKESLKELLDLPQEISENINKKILIVLDEFQYLKLGEQNFPGLFHSLRSKWQFQNNVEYVISGSAVGMLENIFKKNQPFYQFFFPIYIKPFCKDKSEEFLSEGFQDEGKTFLEDGIKKAVEYLDGIPAWLNYFGIKSVLECRTIDEKCANKVIEDIYKDPVIQVIIKDEYNKLGKNARKILKFIANKGGEGNLRGIELSRSSINEGIKSLFNEGYIERKDRGVYRIIDPIMSKIVTML